One Helianthus annuus cultivar XRQ/B chromosome 7, HanXRQr2.0-SUNRISE, whole genome shotgun sequence genomic region harbors:
- the LOC118480276 gene encoding uncharacterized protein LOC118480276, with amino-acid sequence MSTPSTSRKRKRKATVVDGESGESSSSSGFILGSQTAAQSVRRSTIIRASSFQRVLQSPLSAQPNTQVSGQTASTSGSVPAPGPAYIDLGDCTNVCEYCGALFWHEERLKSSPQKNRPRYNMCCREGTVRIDFPREPPVYIKELYSMAHFMENIRAYNSMFSMTSFGAHVDHEINHTPGPYVFKVAGQVSHWLGSLCPPVDNKPRFLQMYICDTENEVENRLRFFEGDTRSPLSADIVSTLARVLSDVNGYVKLFRSARDICSLQEVPNFAIKLYNSHTRKNYEMPSTRTLGAIICDNDPLATDYDIVIHSKDGNPRRVSKLHSSYMPLQYPLLFPFAEQGWSPDLRLSGRTLSEDQNLTMNMFYAYQIHDRIGVYTLLLKAGRLLQQYLVDAYVCIEQCRLDYYRANQNRFRSEFLRGIHDAFSKGETEGRDVGKRTILPSSFTGGPRYMYKHYQDALAICRVHGNPQYFITFTCNVKWPEIRRYLNHADCTGAQERPDIIARIFQLKVESLLKFLKTQKTFGGVAADLYTIEFQKRGLPHCHMLLWVVPECRIKDAQHVDNFISAEIPDPGADPTLYRIVTDSMMHGPCGLPKMNAPCMVNKKCSKSFPKAYEQVTRFDKEGYIHYKRRPNGPQLEKNGVPLDNGYVVPYNRTLCLHFEAHINVEYCGWSMLIKYLFKYISKGVDRICYAVTRTPDCTTQSTSNSHEGVDEISKFVDGRFVCPHEAAWRILNFPIHHRNPAVQLLAVHLEHMQNIIFKDNQQLHDILGNPATQKTTLTEWLRSNEQQPNDRDLCYVDYLSRYRWDPSKKAWLKRLSTRTPPIGRLAYIHPACGESFYLRMLLNHQKGCCSFEDIRTVSNIVYPTYRAACEKLGLIGDDREWVAAFVEASSWATTAELRALFAHMLLFCDLSNPLGFWQKYWPRMSDDIIRNLNDVTGTSNTHISGLNLQQHVLFELELLLNSNEGSHSLAKFGLPMPPDSMVSALRNRLLLEEKCYDTDALVTKSRTMEEALNSVQLAVYNMVVNSVMQNTQILLFIYGHGGTGKTFLWTAIIDKLRSVGKVVLAVAASGIAALLLPSGRTAHSRFKIPLELTNDSLCYIKKNTQLSQLLMETSLIVWDEAPMSDRRCFESLDKSLKDIVGNKDKPFGGKSVLLGGDF; translated from the exons ATGTCAACTCCATCCACCAGTAGGAAGAGGAAGCGAAAGGCAACTGTAGTTGATGGTGAAAGCGGGGAGTCATCATCGTCTTCTGGTTTTATCCTCGGTTCTCAAACAGCTGCTCAGTCAGTAAGGCGCTCTACAATTATTAGGGCTTCATCGTTCCAGCGTGTCCTTCAAAGTCCATTGTCCGCACAACCTAATACTCAGGTGAGTGGACAAACGGCTTCAACATCAGGTAGTGTGCCTGCGCCTGGTCCAGCGTATATTGATTTGGGGGATTGTACTAATGTTTGTGAATATTGTGGGGCTCTTTTTTGGCACGAAGAAAGACTGAAATCATCACCTCAAAAAAATAGACCAAGGTACAATATGTGCTGTAGAGAAGGCACTGTGCGAATTGACTTTCCAAGGGAACCACCAGTCTATATAAAGGAATTGTATTCTATGGCGCATTTTATGGAAAATATACGCGCTTACAATTCCATGTTCTCAATGACTTCCTTCGGTGCACATGTAGATCATGAAATTAATCATACTCCCGGGCCCTATGTTTTTAAGGTTGCTGGTCAGGTATCACATTGGTTGGGCTCCTTATGTCCTCCAGTGGACAACAAACCACGGTTCCTTCAGATGTATATTTGTGATACAGAAAACGAGGTCGAGAATAGGCTTCGGTTTTTTGAAGGTGACACTCGGAGTCCTTTATCAGCAGACATTGTTTCTACTCTTGCTCGAGTTCTTTCAGATGTGAACGGGTATGTTAAGCTTTTCAGGAGCGCAAGAGATATATGTTCTCTTCAGGAGGTCCCAAATTTTGCGATAAAACTGTACAATAGTCATACCCGAAAAAACTATGAAATGCCATCTACTAGAACTCTTGGTGCTATTATCTGTGATAACGATCCGTTAGCAACTGACTATGACATCGTTATCCATAGCAAAGATGGTAATCCAAGACGCGTTAGCAAGTTGCATTCTTCGTATATGCCGCTTCAGTACCCGTTGCTCTTCCCCTTTGCAGAGCAAGGTTGGTCCCCTGATTTACGTTTATCTGGTCGCACACTATCAGAGGATCAAAATTTGACGATGAACATGTTCTACGCTTATCAGATACATGATCGCATAGGTGTATACACTTTGTTGTTGAAAGCTGGTCGTCTTTTGCAACAATATTTAGTTGACGCATATGTGTGCATAGAGCAATGTAGGCTTGACTACTATCGTGCTAACCAAAATCGTTTTCGTTCTGAGTTTCTTCGCGGTATCCATGATGCTTTCTCCAAGGGTGAGACTGAGGGTCGTGATGTTGGTAAAAGAACCATTCTACCATCCTCATTCACAGGTGGGCCAAGGTATATGTACAAGCATTATCAGGATGCGCTCGCTATTTGTAGAGTCCACGGTAATCCACAATACTTCATAACATTTACCTGCAACGTTAAGTGGCCAGAAATCAGACGCTACTTGAATCACGCTGATTGCACAGGCGCCCAAGAAAGACCTGACATTATTGCAAGAATTTTCCAACTGAAGGTTGAATCACTACTAAAGTtcttaaaaacacaaaagactttTGGTGGTGTTGCAGCag ATCTTTATACAATTGAATTTCAGAAAAGAGGCCTTCCACATTGTCATATGTTGCTCTGGGTTGTACCAGAATGCAGAATAAAAGATGCGCAACATGTGGATAATTTCATTTCTGCTGAAATTCCAGATCCAGGGGCAGATCCGACTTTATATCGAATAGTGACTGATTCTATGATGCATGGTCCCTGTGGCTTACCAAAAATGAACGCACCATGCATGGTTAATAAGAAATGTTCAAAATCCTTTCCAAAGGCCTATGAACAAGTCACTCGATTTGACAAAGAAGGGTATATTCACTATAAAAGACGACCAAATGGTCCTCAATTGGAAAAAAATGGTGTGCCACTTGACAACGGTTACGTAGTCCCATATAATCGGACTCTTTGTTTGCATTTCGAGGCACATATAAATGTCGAATATTGCGGTTGGAGTATGCTCATTAAGTATTTGTTCAAGTACATATCCAAAGGTGTAGATCGCATTTGTTACGCTGTCACAAGGACCCCTGACTGTACAACACAATCAACATCAAATTCTCACGAAGGTGTAGACGAAATCTCAAAGTTTGTAGATGGTAGATTCGTTTGTCCACATGAAGCAGCTTGGAGGATCCTCAATTTTCCAATTCACCATAGAAACCCAGCTGTTCAGCTATTAGCCGTTCACTTAGAGCACATGCAGAATATCATCTTTAAAGATAACCAACAGCTACACGACATTCTTGGTAACCCAGCAACTCAGAAAACAACATTAACAGAATGGTTAAGAAGCAATGAACAACAACCGAATGACAGGGATTTATGTTACGTGGACTATCTGTCTAGGTACCGATGGGATCCCTCCAAGAAAGCATGGCTTAAAAGATTATCTACCAGAACTCCACCAATTGGAAGGTTGGCATACATACATCCAGCATGTGGTGAGTCATTCTACCTAAGAATGCTACTTAACCACCAAAAAGGTTGTTGTTCTTTCGAGGACATCAGAACAGTTTCCAACATTGTATACCCTACCTACCGAGCTGCATGCGAGAAACTTGGTTTGATAGGCGATGATAGAGAATGGGTTGCAGCTTTCGTAGAGGCATCGTCTTGGGCCACGACTGCAGAATTAAGGGCTTTGTTTGCCCATATGCTTTTATTCTGTGACCTATCTAATCCATTAGGTTTTTGGCAGAAATACTGGCCACGAATGAGTGATGATATTATTAGGAATTTGAATGATGTTACTGGTACGTCAAATACTCACATTAGTGGCTTAAACCTGCAACAACATGTATTGTTCGAATTGGAATTATTGTTGAATTCTAATGAAGGTTCACACTCATTGGCCAAGTTTGGCTTACCGATGCCTCCTGATTCAATGGTGTCAGCACTAAGAAACAGATTACTTTTGGAAGAAAAGTGCTATGACACAGACGCCTTGGTGACTAAAAGTAGAACTATGGAAGAGGCCTTAAACTCTGTTCAGCTAGCAGTATACAACATGGTTGTAAACTCAGTTATGCAAAATACGCAAATACTTTTGTTTATATACGGCCATGGAGGAACAGGAAAAACTTTCCTATGGACTGCAATCATAGACAAACTCAGGTCCGTTGGGAAAGTAGTTCTTGCTGTCGCAGCATCAGGGATCGCTGCCTTGCTTTTGCCTTCAGGAAGAACAGCTCACTCTCGATTCAAGATCCCGTTAGAATTAACAAATGATTCATTGTGCTacattaaaaaaaacacacaGCTCTCCCAATTATTAATGGAAACGTCGCTTATTGTATGGGATGAGGCACCAATGAGTGATCGAAGATGCTTTGAATCATTGGATAAGAGCCTTAAAGACATAGTTGGTAACAAAGACAAACCATTTGGCGGAAAATCTGTGCTGTTAGGAGGAGACTTTTGA
- the LOC118480275 gene encoding uncharacterized protein LOC118480275, whose product MRVTRSTTSPADKEAALAFSKWLLDIGDGLTGVPYKQSPDTKIIDIPTQFLIQPGENGLHQLIKFIYDDDILHNPTASNLSERAIVCPKNETADEINELVLASSPGECSTYLSVDSITPHSHSQGDTDLMKDNMQEGRISSIVPAGPAIPIKIRVIRKWQPRLRNSDMYYFFIDKHGDGIQASVHWLDKELFERKITLFSCYLLEKYICDDQPTPPRVNSHIASIRMGTKASLTLIPTPDAFPMYYFNFCPYSDLSLRTGDDQELLTDYLAKLEYTTPGTTKKGREYLRLRLTDISGEHINATLWEEVLPKFDKQAMLAAEQPIIVALTSVCVSTFNDRVQLASTIPTHIYFNPDIEAATAIRNRFYNFYYRNENTVDIFVV is encoded by the exons ATGCGTGTGACCAGATCAACGACCTCACCTGCTGATAAGGAAGCTGCTCTAGCATTCTCAAAGTGGTTACTTGACATCGGAGATGGTCTAACTGGCGTACCGTACAAACAATCACCAGACACGAAAATCATTGACATACCAACACAGTTTCTAATACAACCAGGGGAAAATGGCTTGCATCAGTTGATAAAATTCATTTATGATGACGACATCCTCCACAATCCAACAGCCTCTAACCTTTCCGAGAGAGCCATAGTATGTCCAAAGAATGAAACCGCTGATGAAATCAATGAGTTAGTGCTTGCATCTTCCCCTGGCGAATGTTCAACATACTTGAGTGTAGACTCTATAACGCCTCATTCCCACAGCCAAGGTGATACCGATCTTAT GAAAGACAACATGCAAGAGGGTAGGATATCATCCATTGTCCCAGCAGGACCTGCAATACCAATTAAAATTCGTGTCATAAGAAAGTGGCAGCCTCGCCTACGTAACAGCGACATGTACTACTTTTTCATAGACAAACAT GGTGATGGAATACAAGCTAGCGTGCACTGGCTAGACAAAGAACTTTTCGAAAGGAAAATCACCCTTTTCTCATGCTACCTTCTGGAAAAATACATATGCGATGACCAGCCAACACCACCAAGAGTGAATTCACACATCGCAAGCATTCGCATGGGAACAAAAGCATCACTAACCTTAATTCCTACACCAGATGCATTTCCAATGTACTATTTCAACTTTTGTCCCTATAGCGACCTTTCACTTCGTACTGGTGACGATCAAGAACTCCTTACAG ACTACTTGGCAAAGCTAGAGTACACAACACCCGGAACAACCAAAAAGGGAAGAGAATATCTACGTCTTCGTCTCACGGATATCAG CGGCGAACACATAAACGCTACTTTATGGGAAGAGGTCTTACCAAAGTTTGATAAACAGGCAATGTTGGCTGCAGAGCAACCAATAATCGTTGCCTTGACATCCGTTTGCGTAAGCACGTTCAATG ATCGAGTGCAACTAGCATCAACAATTCCAACCCATATCTACTTTAACCCTGATATAGAGGCTGCCACAGCTATCAGAAACAGGTTTTACAACTTTTATTACCGCAATGAAAATACTGTAGACATTTTTGTCGTGTAA